The Funiculus sociatus GB2-C1 DNA window CCTGACTTAGCCAAAGCCATAGAGGAAGCATTTAATAAGCTCTCCTTGAAGGACATCCAAAATTGGTTTACACACTGCTGTTACTGTACCTCAGCAGACTAGGAAACGCTATATCACCCTTTCCATCGGGAAGTTCAGCAATGATAACAGAGCTATCCGCAAATGGGTTAATCCGCGTAGAATCTTCCCGAAAAAAATAACTTGCAAATTTAGAAAGTACAGTATGGTCAGTTCCTCCCTCAACAAACAGAATCTTGTTTGCACCATAGTTACGAATGGCATCAGCTTTTGTCACAGCGCCAAGATCTGCAAGAAACTGACCAACTCCGTTACAAGTACGACTTTCTTGCTTAGTCTGGTCAATCCACGTCAAATACTCAACTGGGATTTCAGCAATGAAATCGGGTGCATGGCTTGTTACGAAAACCTGCACATTTTTCTCGACAGAATGATCGAGAAGCATCTGTGCAACTTGGTGCTGTAAGGTACTATGAAGGTGAGCATCTGGCTCATCCAATAAGAGACATCTCGACTTTGAAAAGTGCAGAATAACAGCCAAGCTTGAAATAGTGCGAAGTCCACCACCACTTACACTAATATCAAAATTAGTTTCATCTTCCTCAAACTCAATCAAAACCTGTGGTGGACTTTGGTGTGTTAGTTGAGGCAGCTTTAACACAGTATCCGGCAAGTATTTCTGCACAATTTCAACAACACGATCAGAGTTCCTATTATCACCGTCATTGCATAGCCAATATAAGTATGATCGCCAGCACTCTGCTATCAATCCCTTATCAAGTTTCTGCCTTAACTCAGGGTGATGGATAAATTGCTCAATTGGAGGGAGGCTTGCAGTTGGGGGAACAAATGTGGGAGAAAACAGAAAAAAATCTTCTACAATTTTTTGATTGACAGGTTCTTGGATTTTATTTCTAATTGTTTCTTCATTTTTTAATATGTCTAAATTAAAATTTTTCCGTCCAGTAATTTCTATTTTTATTTCAATATTACCAGATAGTTTCAGTGCAATTTTGCATGGAGTAGATGTTTTTTTATTAAGCCATAAAGCATCAGGATCACCCGAAAGTTGGCGCTCAATAATCCCGGAGGACTTGAATCTATCATTAGACGACCAGTGAGGAGCAATAAAGTCTGGTCTTTGGATATCAGGGTTTGCATACCCTCCAAATA harbors:
- a CDS encoding ATP-dependent nuclease, translated to MTIFIEELHLVSFKGFKNFKLKCSQFTTLVGLNSSGKTSILQAIQLVHDVCKFVFGGYANPDIQRPDFIAPHWSSNDRFKSSGIIERQLSGDPDALWLNKKTSTPCKIALKLSGNIEIKIEITGRKNFNLDILKNEETIRNKIQEPVNQKIVEDFFLFSPTFVPPTASLPPIEQFIHHPELRQKLDKGLIAECWRSYLYWLCNDGDNRNSDRVVEIVQKYLPDTVLKLPQLTHQSPPQVLIEFEEDETNFDISVSGGGLRTISSLAVILHFSKSRCLLLDEPDAHLHSTLQHQVAQMLLDHSVEKNVQVFVTSHAPDFIAEIPVEYLTWIDQTKQESRTCNGVGQFLADLGAVTKADAIRNYGANKILFVEGGTDHTVLSKFASYFFREDSTRINPFADSSVIIAELPDGKGDIAFPSLLRYSNSSV